The Caulobacter vibrioides sequence GCTATTTCACCTATCGCTCAGGCCTGGAGGCGGCCGAGCGCCTGCTGGCCGCCGAACCGCGCCCGACCGCGATCTTCGCGGCCAATGACGACATGGCCGCCGCTACGGCGGGCGTGGCCCATCGCCTGGGCCTGGACGTGCCGGGCGACGTCTCGATCGTCGGCTTCGACGACACCTCGATCGCCGACAACATCTGGCCGCCCCTGACCACGGTCCATCAGCCGATCGCGGCCATGGCCCGCGCGGCCGTCGATCTGGTGCTGGAAGAGATCCGCCGCCACCGCGACGGCGGCGGCGAGCCCCGCCAGCTGATGCACCCGCATACCCTGATCGTGCGGGATTCTAGCGGGCCGGCTGGGGTGTAGCCCGTCGGCGCCCCCAAGAGCGCCCCCTCCGTCACGTCGCCTATCGGCGCCGCGCCACCTCCCCCGCGATGCGGGTGAGGAGGAAGCGAGTCCCCTCCTGCCCCGCTTGCGGGGGAGGTGGATCGCTGCGGATACGCAGCGAGACGGAGGGGGCGTCCCTGCGTCCTTCGAGGCTCGCCTTCGGCTCGCACCTCAGGATGAGGAAACCCGTTACTGAACGCCTCATCCTGAGGTGCGCGCGCCTGAGCGCGCCTCGAAGGACGCAGGGCGCGTCAGCCCCCTAGCTCCGGTAATCCCCGTTGATCGCCACGTACTGCTTGGTCAGGTCGCAGGTCCAGACCGTGGCCGAGCCGCGGCCCACCCCGACGTCCACCGAGACCTCGAAGGCCTGGTTCTTGACGTAGGCGCTCATCTTGGCCTCGTCGTATTCGGCCGAGATCAGGCCGTCGCGCGCGGCGTAGAGGTCGCCGAACTTGACGCTGATCTTCTCGCGGGCCACCGGCTCGTCGGCGCGGCCCACGGCCATGACGATGCGGCCCCAGTTGGCGTCCTCGCCGGCGAAGGCGGTCTTGACCAGCGGGCTCTCGGCGATGGTGCGGGCGATCTTGCGGGCGCTGGCCGGGCTCTCGGCGCCGTTGACGGTGATCTTGACGAACTTGGTCGCGCCCTCGCCGTCCTTCACGAGCTGCAGGGCCAGATCCAGCAGCACGCCTTCCAGCTTCTCGCGGAAGTCGGCCAGGCGCTTGTCGCCCGGACGGCTGATCTTGGGCGCGCCCGACTGGCCTGTGGCGAACAACAGCAGGGTGTCGTTGGTCGAGCGGTCGCCGTCCACCGTCACGCAGTTGAAGGTGGTGCGGGTATAGAGGCTGACCAGGGTCTGCAGGGCGGCCGGGGCGATGGCCGCGTCGGTGGCGACAAAGGCCAGCATGGTGGCCATGTCCGGCGCGATCATGCCCGAGCCCTTGGCGATGCCGGCGATCTTGACCTCGACGCCGTCGATCAGCGCCGTCGCATAGGCGCCTTTCGGGAAGGTGTCGGTGGTCATGATCGCCCGGCCGGCCTCGGCCCAGGCGTCAGCCTTCAGGCGGGCCTCCACCTCGGGCAGGCGGGCGGTGATCTTGCTGTCGTCCAGGATGACGCCGATGACGCCGGTCGAGGCCATCATCACGTCGCGCTGGCGGCAGTCCATCCGCTTGCCGACGGCCGTGGCCACGCGGCGCACCGCATCGGCGCCGGGCTTGCCGGTGAAGCTGTTGGCGCAGCCGGCGTTGACCACCAGGGCGCGCACGTCCGCGCCGCCCGTCGCCGCCAGCTGGCGCTTGCACCAGTCCACCGGGGCCGAGCCGACGCCGTGGCGGGTGAAGACGCCCGCCGCCGAGGTGCCCTCGGAAAAGCGCATCAGGAGCAGGTCTTCGCGCTCGTGCTTGTAGAAGCCCGCCCGGCCGGTGGCGATCTCGACGCCGGCGATCGGCGGAATGGTCGGGAACGGCACGGCCAGCGGCGAGATCGCCAGACCCGGCTTGCCCGCGCCCGTCGCGGCCTTGGCCGGGGTCGCGGAGGCCTGGTCGGACTCGCCGGCC is a genomic window containing:
- the argJ gene encoding bifunctional glutamate N-acetyltransferase/amino-acid acetyltransferase ArgJ gives rise to the protein MPKTTKTPADNAAEPVATPAERAHGVIDAIVDPLTSALKRAGLRRAQKSAGESDQASATPAKAATGAGKPGLAISPLAVPFPTIPPIAGVEIATGRAGFYKHEREDLLLMRFSEGTSAAGVFTRHGVGSAPVDWCKRQLAATGGADVRALVVNAGCANSFTGKPGADAVRRVATAVGKRMDCRQRDVMMASTGVIGVILDDSKITARLPEVEARLKADAWAEAGRAIMTTDTFPKGAYATALIDGVEVKIAGIAKGSGMIAPDMATMLAFVATDAAIAPAALQTLVSLYTRTTFNCVTVDGDRSTNDTLLLFATGQSGAPKISRPGDKRLADFREKLEGVLLDLALQLVKDGEGATKFVKITVNGAESPASARKIARTIAESPLVKTAFAGEDANWGRIVMAVGRADEPVAREKISVKFGDLYAARDGLISAEYDEAKMSAYVKNQAFEVSVDVGVGRGSATVWTCDLTKQYVAINGDYRS